Proteins encoded within one genomic window of Haloplanus vescus:
- a CDS encoding type I 3-dehydroquinate dehydratase, giving the protein MELEFDEFVLAAATADLTDEPAARDHADAVEFRLDLAADPLVALDDYDGELPLIATNRDPAEGGEAEGSEAERLEALATASDYDAVGAVDIELASLRTSVGASVAETVRENGVSVIASAHDFEETPHASRLDDLLAAAADHGDVGKAAVTATDRDDALRVLSATHAATERGDRVATMAMGEAGQHTRAVAPLYGSKIGYAPVDPDEATAPGQYDLATLADLVERLGGR; this is encoded by the coding sequence ATGGAGTTGGAGTTCGACGAGTTCGTCCTCGCGGCGGCGACGGCCGACCTCACCGACGAACCGGCGGCGCGCGACCACGCCGACGCCGTCGAGTTTCGGCTGGACCTCGCGGCCGACCCTCTCGTGGCCCTCGACGACTACGACGGCGAGTTACCGCTCATCGCCACGAACCGCGACCCCGCGGAGGGCGGCGAGGCCGAGGGGTCGGAGGCCGAGCGACTGGAGGCGTTGGCGACGGCGAGCGACTACGACGCGGTCGGTGCCGTGGATATCGAACTCGCGAGCCTGCGGACCTCGGTCGGCGCGTCGGTCGCGGAGACGGTCCGCGAGAACGGCGTCTCCGTCATCGCGTCAGCCCACGACTTCGAGGAGACGCCTCACGCCTCTCGGCTGGACGACCTGCTCGCGGCTGCCGCGGACCACGGCGACGTTGGGAAGGCGGCGGTGACGGCGACGGACCGCGACGACGCACTTCGCGTGCTGTCCGCGACGCACGCGGCGACGGAGCGCGGCGACCGCGTGGCGACGATGGCGATGGGCGAAGCGGGCCAGCACACCCGTGCCGTTGCGCCGCTCTACGGGTCGAAAATCGGCTACGCTCCGGTCGACCCTGACGAGGCGACCGCTCCTGGGCAGTACGACTTGGCGACGCTCGCGGACTTGGTCGAGCGTCTCGGCGGGCGATGA
- a CDS encoding DNA-methyltransferase, with the protein MRTQHVLHVGDAAAMDAVDDESVHLVVTSPPYPMIDLWDDLFAAQDSDVRAALDAGDGDAAFELMHAQLDAVWDEVERTLAPGGIACINVGDATRSIGGEFQQFPNHARIVDALRSRGLTPLPDVLWRKPTNSLTKFLGSGTLPPNAYVTLEHEYVLLFRKGGTRSFPPGDDRRYESAFFWEERNRWFSDLWEVRGEGQALEDDARRERSGAFPLEIPLRLVRMFSVRGDRVLDPFTGTGTTALAAMHAARNSVGYDLDADLFGALDDRLDDLPADSRRRVADRLDRHREAMADRDGGYDAEYYDFSVVTKNERRIRPYVVAGVESETVDAGRRYALTHRPADGEEFSGRPSE; encoded by the coding sequence ATGCGGACCCAGCACGTCCTGCACGTCGGCGACGCCGCGGCCATGGACGCCGTCGACGACGAATCGGTACATCTCGTCGTCACGTCGCCCCCGTACCCCATGATAGACCTCTGGGACGACCTCTTCGCGGCCCAAGACTCCGACGTGCGGGCGGCACTCGACGCCGGCGACGGCGACGCGGCCTTCGAACTCATGCACGCGCAGTTGGACGCCGTCTGGGACGAAGTGGAACGCACCCTCGCCCCCGGTGGTATCGCCTGTATCAACGTCGGCGACGCCACCCGCTCCATCGGCGGCGAGTTCCAGCAGTTCCCGAATCACGCCCGAATCGTCGACGCCCTCCGCTCGCGCGGCCTGACGCCGCTCCCGGACGTGCTCTGGCGCAAGCCGACCAACAGCCTCACCAAGTTCCTGGGGTCGGGCACGCTCCCGCCGAACGCCTACGTCACGCTCGAACACGAGTACGTCCTCCTGTTCCGGAAGGGCGGCACCCGGTCGTTCCCGCCGGGCGACGACCGGCGCTACGAGAGCGCCTTCTTCTGGGAGGAGCGCAACCGCTGGTTCTCCGACCTCTGGGAGGTGCGCGGCGAGGGACAGGCTCTCGAGGACGACGCGCGTCGGGAGCGCTCCGGCGCCTTTCCGCTGGAGATTCCGCTTCGCCTCGTGCGGATGTTCTCGGTGCGCGGTGACCGCGTCCTCGACCCCTTCACGGGGACGGGGACGACGGCGCTGGCGGCGATGCACGCCGCCCGGAACTCGGTGGGGTACGACCTCGACGCCGACCTGTTCGGCGCCCTCGACGACCGACTGGACGACCTCCCCGCAGACTCGCGGCGACGGGTCGCCGACCGCCTCGACCGGCACCGCGAGGCGATGGCCGACCGCGACGGCGGCTACGACGCCGAGTACTACGACTTCTCGGTCGTGACGAAAAACGAGCGCCGGATTCGCCCGTACGTGGTCGCGGGCGTCGAATCCGAGACGGTCGACGCGGGCAGACGCTACGCGCTCACGCACCGCCCGGCCGACGGCGAGGAGTTTAGTGGCCGCCCCTCCGAGTGA